A window of Hymenobacter siberiensis genomic DNA:
CATCGGGGCGGTGCTGGGGGCAGCGCTGGGGGCGGCCGTGCAAGGGTTGCTACCGCGGGTGCTGGGCGATTTCCTGCCCGTGGATATTACGGTGAGCATCTCGTGGGCCGCCATTGGCACGGGCCTGCTCACGGGGCTGTTGATGGCGGTGCTCTTCGCGCTGCTGCCGCTGCTGAGCATCCGGCGGGTGTCGCCGCTGCGGGTGCTGCGCACGGCGTTTGAGGACGATACGGCCGCGCCCGACCCGCTGCGACTCGTCGTTATTGCCATCATCGGGGTATTCATCCTCGCCTTCGCCTATGGCCAGACGCGCGACTGGAAGCTTACGCTGGGCTTCGGAGCGGGGCTGCTGGCGGCCTTCGGGGCGCTGGCCGGGCTGGGTCGCCTGCTGATGGGGGCCGTGCGCCGCTTCTTTCCCGCCGGCTGGGGCTACGTGTGGCGGCAGGGCCTGGCCAACCTCTACCGGCCCCAAAACCAGACGCTCACGCTGGTAACCTCCATCGGACTGGGCACATTTCTACTGGCCACGCTCTTCCTCACCCAGGCCATGCTGCTGGGCCGCGTGCAGATTGCCGGCCAGAAATCGGCGGCCAACCTCGTGCTGTTTGATATTCAGCCCGAGCAGCGCGCCGGGGTGGAAGCACTGCTGACGGCGCAAAAGCTGCCCGTGCTCCAGCGCGTACCCATCGTGACCATGCGCCTCACGGCCATCAACGGCACATCCGTCTCCATTATTAAGAAGGATACGGCGCGTGGCATTCCCGCCTGGGCCCTCACCCGCGAGTACCGAGTCACATTCCGCGACTCGCTGAACTCCTCCGAAAAGCTCACGGCCGGAACCCGGCCCCGCATTGGTCCCGATAAAATTCCGCGCATCTCAGTGGAGAGCGGCTATCTGGAGCGCGTTAAGCTGAAACTGGGCGATACGCTCGATTTCAACGTGCAGGGCCTGTCGCAGCGCACCATCATCGGCGGCACCCGGGAAATTGACCGCAGCCGGGTGCAGCCCAGCTTCCTGGTGATTTTTCCGGCCGGGGTGCTCGAAGGCGCGCCACAGTTTGAGGTCGTGCTCACGCGCACGCCCAACACGGCGGTGCTGGCCCGCGTGGAGCAGGCCTTGGTGCAACAGTTCCCCAACGTGTCGGCCATCGACCTGGGCCTGATTCTGACTACGCTAAACGATATCGTGGACAAAATATCTTTTGTAATTCGCTTCATGGCTGGCTTCAGCATCCTCACGGGTCTGCTGGTGCTCAGCAGCTCGGTGGTTATCAGCCGCTACCAGCGCGTGCGCGAAAGCGTGCTGCTGCGTACGCTGGGCGCCAGCCGGGCCCAGATTCTGCGCATCACGCTGGTCGAATACGGCCTGTTGGGGCTGCTGGCGGCGCTGGCCGGCATTGGGCTGGCCGTGCTGGCGGCCTGG
This region includes:
- a CDS encoding ABC transporter permease; the encoded protein is MTNTSWLFRMAWRDSRRSRARLLLFMASIILGIAALVGINSFGDNLARSIAGQARELLGADLVLSANQPFDAKLEPALTTLGTAQTREVSFASLVQFRPGKGTRLAQVRARSGGFFYGAWEVQPKAAAIHFADTTAAPGALVDDALLVQFGAKIGDSVQVGQVVLPIIGRVLKTPGQSGITTAVAPTVFLPLGQVTATGLVQRGSRVKYTRSYQFAPDTDVAAILKPLQARLDAADIDTDTVASRQQSTGRAFADLTRYLSLVAFVALLLGCVGVASAVNLYVREKLAAVAVLRCLGASGKQALLIYLIQTTGLGFIGAVLGAALGAAVQGLLPRVLGDFLPVDITVSISWAAIGTGLLTGLLMAVLFALLPLLSIRRVSPLRVLRTAFEDDTAAPDPLRLVVIAIIGVFILAFAYGQTRDWKLTLGFGAGLLAAFGALAGLGRLLMGAVRRFFPAGWGYVWRQGLANLYRPQNQTLTLVTSIGLGTFLLATLFLTQAMLLGRVQIAGQKSAANLVLFDIQPEQRAGVEALLTAQKLPVLQRVPIVTMRLTAINGTSVSIIKKDTARGIPAWALTREYRVTFRDSLNSSEKLTAGTRPRIGPDKIPRISVESGYLERVKLKLGDTLDFNVQGLSQRTIIGGTREIDRSRVQPSFLVIFPAGVLEGAPQFEVVLTRTPNTAVLARVEQALVQQFPNVSAIDLGLILTTLNDIVDKISFVIRFMAGFSILTGLLVLSSSVVISRYQRVRESVLLRTLGASRAQILRITLVEYGLLGLLAALAGIGLAVLAAWALAVWVFEASFGPAVLPLLGLAGLVTALTAGIGLFNSRDVLRRSPLEVLRAEG